In bacterium, the following proteins share a genomic window:
- a CDS encoding L,D-transpeptidase family protein: MRRMDPLKQIAIVFVVFVALGAVVVVYGLKRGTTPAEQRPGADQQMALARKFLQQDQPDKALAVIDELRGEDGTAKLGQDAQLVNIMALAETGRQDEVVVAAEQYLDEFPDAPSRTTVELHRLSAEVATAGLSKPGLLKTVEDFIDEHPDHPGTGQLKLALAEQQLALGDNAAARRRLTRLVSTDGLSPDVERRVRQHLGEMNLKSLMRGQSGTGQDAIYTVERGDAIYDIARAHDLTPELLMEANNIDDPRKLRVGQTLVIPSVDFSLVCDIAENEMTLYNHGEFVKSYPVRTGRVAGTTPTGDYKILNKKENPVWRPGDGRVYTAGDPNNELGTRWMAFEGDILGIHGTIHPETVGEYASNGCIGLAKEDVEELFDLLTIGTPLRITGQQDLTRHKVIQAGEIPPPQQDRKIASR; encoded by the coding sequence ATGAGGCGCATGGATCCCCTGAAGCAAATTGCCATCGTTTTCGTCGTGTTCGTTGCGCTCGGCGCCGTCGTTGTCGTTTACGGCCTGAAGCGCGGCACGACGCCCGCCGAGCAGCGCCCCGGCGCAGATCAGCAGATGGCACTCGCACGGAAATTCCTGCAGCAGGATCAGCCGGACAAGGCACTGGCAGTGATCGATGAACTGCGAGGCGAAGACGGCACCGCCAAGCTGGGCCAGGATGCCCAGTTGGTGAACATCATGGCGCTGGCCGAAACGGGCCGCCAGGATGAGGTCGTCGTCGCTGCCGAGCAGTATCTGGACGAATTCCCTGATGCCCCCTCACGCACGACTGTCGAATTGCATCGCCTGTCTGCGGAGGTCGCCACGGCAGGGCTGTCGAAGCCGGGTCTGCTGAAGACCGTCGAAGACTTCATCGACGAGCACCCCGATCACCCCGGAACGGGACAACTCAAGCTTGCATTGGCCGAGCAGCAACTTGCGCTCGGCGACAATGCCGCCGCGCGTCGCCGCCTGACGCGCCTCGTTTCCACCGATGGGCTTTCCCCGGATGTCGAGCGCCGCGTTCGCCAGCACCTGGGCGAGATGAATCTCAAGTCGCTGATGCGCGGCCAGAGCGGCACCGGCCAGGACGCCATTTACACCGTGGAGCGCGGCGACGCGATATACGACATCGCTCGCGCGCACGATCTGACGCCCGAATTGCTGATGGAAGCCAACAACATCGACGATCCCCGCAAGCTGCGCGTCGGCCAGACCCTGGTGATTCCGTCGGTTGACTTCTCCCTCGTCTGCGACATCGCAGAGAACGAGATGACCCTGTATAACCACGGCGAGTTCGTGAAGAGCTATCCCGTCCGCACCGGCCGCGTCGCCGGCACCACGCCGACCGGCGACTACAAGATTCTGAACAAGAAGGAAAACCCCGTCTGGCGGCCCGGCGACGGGCGCGTCTACACCGCCGGCGATCCGAACAATGAACTTGGCACGCGCTGGATGGCCTTCGAGGGCGATATCCTCGGCATTCACGGCACGATTCATCCCGAAACCGTCGGCGAGTACGCCAGCAACGGCTGCATCGGATTGGCAAAGGAAGATGTCGAGGAACTCTTCGACCTGCTGACGATTGGGACTCCGCTGCGCATCACCGGACAGCAGGATCTTACGCGCCACAAGGTCATTCAGGCGGGCGAGATTCCGCCGCCGCAGCAGGATCGCAAGATCGCGTCGCGCTGA
- a CDS encoding oligosaccharide flippase family protein, which produces MISSDDSARGQDAAGPATALRAKAVRGLKFASFGTVGKTAVDMAAQLVLVRVLAEEHFGVFAIAQALTGFISCFSEVSGLKFLIRDKDDDRRAVSTVFWFELSLGLLVAGAWAIACAPLLEFLGKPEQIPFARALAIWIVAERLMLPRAVLDRALRFGRVNLAQFSGVAIGSGALVVSALAGLGAWTFIVGLIARTVATATFMWIAAGFVPLLAFDRETLRRLFVFGGPLMFTTALTFAYTNVDYLIVEQAVGYTMVGLYYAAYRYPHYLNQFNVILTGVVFPSFTKTRDDAHLARGLRLVTRYAAVIAFLPVILMWTEGDALIRWLIGEKWIPALFPFQCFTTLAAMRLAFVHWGQVYIARGRTKALLGISIVNLPLIAGSAWLGVRLAGIEGAAIGVTAASLATLAFCCNVLLKRLLKFSYGEALSPVIYATLASLLVLIAGRYVTPATDIGAAVRLIAGGAVYGLVILGLCASEIRRVLGKAA; this is translated from the coding sequence ATGATTTCTTCGGACGACAGCGCTCGCGGGCAAGACGCTGCAGGGCCGGCCACGGCCCTTCGCGCGAAAGCTGTGCGCGGACTCAAGTTCGCTTCTTTCGGGACCGTTGGCAAGACCGCCGTGGACATGGCGGCGCAATTGGTGCTCGTTCGCGTTCTGGCCGAGGAGCATTTCGGTGTTTTCGCCATCGCCCAGGCATTGACCGGGTTCATCAGTTGCTTCAGTGAAGTCTCCGGTCTCAAGTTTCTGATTCGCGACAAGGACGACGATCGCCGGGCGGTCTCTACGGTCTTCTGGTTCGAGCTGTCACTTGGTCTTCTCGTCGCGGGCGCGTGGGCGATCGCCTGTGCTCCGCTGCTTGAGTTCCTTGGCAAGCCCGAGCAGATTCCCTTCGCCCGGGCATTGGCAATCTGGATCGTCGCCGAGCGGTTGATGCTACCTCGGGCTGTGCTCGATCGGGCACTTCGATTTGGACGAGTGAATCTCGCGCAATTCAGCGGCGTCGCCATCGGCAGCGGCGCCCTGGTTGTTTCTGCGCTCGCTGGGCTCGGAGCCTGGACATTCATCGTTGGCTTGATCGCCCGCACTGTTGCCACCGCCACATTCATGTGGATTGCGGCGGGATTCGTTCCACTTCTTGCTTTCGATCGGGAGACTCTCCGCAGGCTGTTCGTTTTTGGCGGGCCGCTGATGTTCACGACGGCGCTGACATTCGCCTACACGAACGTCGACTACCTGATTGTCGAACAAGCCGTTGGCTATACGATGGTCGGCTTGTACTATGCGGCGTATCGCTATCCCCACTATCTGAATCAGTTCAACGTGATCCTCACGGGCGTCGTGTTTCCCTCCTTCACGAAGACGCGGGACGATGCACACCTTGCTCGCGGGCTCCGGCTTGTAACGCGATATGCGGCGGTGATTGCATTCCTTCCCGTCATCTTGATGTGGACGGAAGGCGATGCGCTAATCCGATGGCTGATTGGCGAGAAGTGGATTCCTGCGCTCTTCCCATTCCAGTGTTTCACGACGCTTGCGGCCATGCGCCTGGCGTTCGTGCATTGGGGGCAGGTCTATATTGCGCGCGGGCGGACAAAGGCATTGCTTGGGATCAGCATCGTGAATCTGCCGTTGATCGCGGGCAGCGCGTGGTTGGGCGTTCGACTCGCGGGTATCGAAGGCGCCGCAATCGGCGTCACGGCAGCGTCATTGGCAACGTTGGCGTTCTGCTGCAATGTGCTGCTGAAGCGCCTTCTCAAATTCTCTTACGGCGAAGCGCTTTCGCCGGTCATCTACGCGACATTGGCTTCGCTGCTCGTATTGATCGCGGGGAGATACGTCACGCCCGCAACAGACATCGGCGCCGCCGTGCGTCTGATCGCCGGCGGCGCCGTGTATGGTCTTGTGATTTTGGGGCTGTGCGCTTCCGAAATTCGGCGCGTATTAGGCAAGGCAGCTTAG
- a CDS encoding S1/P1 nuclease, whose protein sequence is MRIENRGTRKVFPALALAILLAVGSAFGWSGDGHRVVADVATNHLTPEAKAGVAELLGPGVSLADVSTWADQVRRERRDTAPWHYVNYALELDEPDFDIMEQEGGNVAWAVEEMTRRVQDAELPKQEREEALKYLVHLVGDLHQPLHCGTGDDLGGNKIKVLWNGEETNLHKVWDWNIMHSRNLSREEIVEDIESKITPGGIASTQRGRPYDWMVESHKYARDFAYAGMQKYGEQTENGVDLGGRYADAMWPLTERRLAEGGLRLAMILNHLFPDFETAANAEERPDWPQGDVEIGS, encoded by the coding sequence ATGAGAATCGAGAATCGTGGGACGAGGAAGGTATTTCCCGCACTGGCTTTGGCTATCCTGCTGGCAGTTGGATCTGCCTTCGGCTGGAGCGGCGATGGACATCGGGTTGTCGCGGATGTGGCAACGAACCACCTGACGCCCGAGGCGAAGGCAGGCGTGGCCGAACTGCTCGGCCCCGGCGTTTCGCTGGCCGACGTGTCAACGTGGGCAGATCAGGTTCGGCGTGAACGTCGCGATACTGCACCGTGGCACTACGTCAATTACGCGCTGGAGTTGGATGAGCCTGACTTCGACATTATGGAACAGGAAGGTGGAAACGTCGCCTGGGCCGTCGAGGAAATGACGCGCCGTGTGCAAGACGCGGAGCTTCCCAAGCAGGAACGCGAGGAGGCACTGAAATATCTCGTACACCTTGTCGGCGATCTTCATCAGCCGTTGCACTGCGGAACTGGCGATGATCTCGGCGGCAACAAGATTAAGGTTCTCTGGAACGGAGAAGAGACGAACCTGCACAAGGTGTGGGATTGGAACATCATGCACTCCCGCAACCTGTCCCGGGAGGAAATCGTCGAAGATATCGAGTCGAAGATCACGCCGGGTGGGATTGCCAGCACGCAGCGCGGAAGACCATATGACTGGATGGTCGAGTCGCACAAGTACGCCCGCGACTTCGCATATGCCGGCATGCAGAAGTACGGAGAACAGACGGAGAATGGCGTGGATCTTGGCGGTCGTTATGCGGACGCGATGTGGCCGCTGACCGAGCGCCGACTGGCCGAAGGCGGTCTGCGCCTGGCGATGATCCTGAATCATTTGTTTCCAGATTTCGAGACCGCAGCGAACGCGGAGGAACGGCCAGACTGGCCGCAGGGCGATGTCGAGATTGGATCGTAG